The Pseudomonas fluorescens nucleotide sequence TTCTGGATCAGGTAGTCGATGGCCCAGCGGGTGATGAAGTCGAGCTCCGCCACCTGGACTTTCTTCAGCTCGGCGGCCGGGGTGTTGGCGTACTTGTCGTGCAGTTCGCCGATGATTTCCAGGTAGCTGGTCAGCACCCGCAGCTTGGCGGTCGAGCCCAGTTCCAGCTTGCTGCCTTCGTTGATGTCGAACGGCTGGTCGGTGCTGTCGGTCTGCACCCGCACCCTGGAGCCGTCGGCGGTGCGCTCGAGCAGGGTAAAGCTGTAGCGCACCTGGGTGGTGCTGGTCGGGGTCAGCAGGCGTTCGCCGAACAGGCCCATTTTTTCGGCAAAGGCCGGGTTGGCGAGGTCCTTGAGGTACTGGCTGACCTGGCCCTGCAAATCCGACTGCAGGGTACTGGTAGCCGACAGGTCGAGGCGGTCGAGGTCGTACAGTGGCCGACCGAGGGCCGAAGACAGCCGGCTGCGGGCAACACTGATGCCCTTGTTGGTGACGATCGGCTGGATGGTCGGCTGGGCGACCCAGTCACGGTAAATAGACTTGCTGGCCAGGGCGGCGTCAGCCAACGGCTTGTCGATGATGTTGCTGGCCGAGAGGACGCGGATGTGGCTGTCAGTCAGTAGCGCCAGTTCCGCCCGGCCCTTGGACAAAAAGTGCGAGGGCCGGCGCTGGGCGATCATCAGCGACAGTACCTGACGCAAGGCCAGGCCACGGGCGGCGAGGCTCGCGGGGGCATTGTCGGTGGACGACAGGGCCTGGTTGACCTGGGCAAAGTCGGCGCCGTACCACACGCGCAAACCTTCGGCCATGCCATGCACTTCGCCATGTCCGGGTACCGCCGACAGCGGCACGCTGTTGAGGTAATCGCGCACGATGCGCTGGCGGGCTTGGAGGGTCTGCGGGCCGCCTTGATAGGCGCGCACGCTGGCGGAAATCATCTGGCGGATCTTCTCGCTGCCCGAGGCGGTCAGGCCGTCGGGCGAATGCCGGTACTTTTCCAGCTGGGTCGCCAGGGTACTGCCGCCCGCCGACTGACCGGGCAGGGCCAGGTACTTGGCCACCTGGGTATAGGCCGCCTTGGCAAAGCGCGGCCAGTCCACGGCGGGGTTGTTCAGCGGGTCATTGGGGTCGAGCAGGTCGCGGTTCTCGATGAACAGCAGGCTGTGGACGATGACCGGGGGAATCGAGGCGAAGTCGGGGTACAGGTGCTGCGGGTAATGAAACTGATACAGGGCGTCGCCCTTGCAGTCGGTGATCGACAGCCCAGCCTGGATCTTCTCGGCATAAGGCACGAAAAAGCCGTGATCGACGTAGTCCATCAGCGCCGGTGAAAAGCGCGTCTGCTCGTTGATTACGTAGTCGCGCTTGAGCAGGCGCGGTAGGAACTCACCCAGCGAGCTGTAGCCCAGGCGCTTGTCGAACGGACCTTCTCCCGGGTAGCGGATGGCATCGCTGGGGCCGGGCTGCATGGAATAGCTGAGGGTTGCGGCGAACTGGCTGAATTCCCGTGATTGCAGGCGCGAGGTGTGCATTTCGGTAGTGGCGGCGTACCCCAGGGCGATCAGGGCGAGCAACAGTACCAACCAGAACAGCCGCCACCAGAGACGGCGCTGGCGTGGGCTTTTCGGCGATGGCGAAGGTTCGAGTTGTTCAGGGGGAGCGTCCGTACTGCTTGGTTCCGATTGCCACAATGCGCCCATAGTCTTCAGCTCGGCTACGTATTTTCGTCTTGCTTGCCTGAAGCTTAGACGGTGGCCGGGTTTGGTGAAAAATTTGTAGTCAGTTACCGGGTATTTCCTAAAAACGTGTCAGAAATGCGCCTTTGGTGGAGCTTGAATTGCCCCGTTTTGGTGCTATGTTAGCCGCCCTGTTTCCTGCAGAGGCTCAAGCACGGGGAATGCCCCTCCGTAGAAGCGGTTTTTGCCGAGAGTTCTCGCCAAATATCGTGCTTTATACAGTGAAATACCCTGCAGGGGCCTTTCTATACTGCTCGCCCCTTTCGCTCTGCCGGTGTTGCACACCCGGCAGACGGGCCCGCTCAAAAGGTGGTGCCCGGCGCGGCAACGCATCCAGCCTATCGGCGATGCCAGGCCTGCACGAATGGTCATATCCAATAACAAAATGAGGTTGTATTCCTATGCCAGTCGGCAACCACCCTTCTCAAGGTGAGACCGCCCAGGGCGGCCCACTCAAGCGAGAGCTCGGCGAACGCCACATTCGCCTGATGGCGCTGGGCGCCTGTATCGGTGTCGGCCTGTTCCTGGGTTCGGCCAAGGCCATCGAAATGGCCGGGCCGGCGATCATGCTGTCCTACATCATTGGCGGCCTGGCGATCCTGGTGATCATGCGCGCCCTCGGCGAGATGGCCGTACACAACCCGGTAGCCGGCTCGTTCAGCCGCTACGCCCAAGACTACCTCGGCCCGCTGGCGGGATTTCTCACCGGCTGGAACTACTGGTTCCTGTGGCTGGTGACCTGCGTTGCGGAAATCACCGCGGTGGCCATCTACATGGGCATCTGGTTTCCGGAAGTGCCGCGCTGGATCTGGGCCCTGGCGGCCCTGGGCAGCATGGGCGCGATCAACCTGATCGCGGTCAAGGCCTTCGGTGAGTTCGAGTTCTGGTTCGCCCTGATCAAGATCGTCACCATCATCGCCATGGTCCTGGGTGGCGTCGGTATCATCGCCTTTGGTTTTGGTAACGACGGCGTGGCCATGGGCATCTCCAACCTCTGGAGCAATGGCGGTTTCATGCCCAACGGCGTGACTGGCGTGCTGATGTCGCTGCAGATGGTGATGTTCGCCTACCTGGGCGTGGAGATGATCGGCCTGACCGCCGGTGAAGCACGCAACCCGCAAAAGACCATTCCACAGGCCATCGGCTCGGTGTTCTGGCGCATCCTGCTGTTCTACGTCGGCGCACTGTTCGTGATCCTGTCGATCTACCCGTGGAACGAAATCGGTAGCCAGGGCAGCCCGTTCGTGATGACCTTCGAGCGTCTGGGCATCAAGACCGCTGCCGGCATCATCAACTTCGTGGTGATCACCGCCGCGCTGTCGTCGTGCAACGGCGGCATCTTCAGCACCGGGCGCATGCTCTATAGCCTGGCGCAGAACGGTCAGGCGCCGGCGACCTTCGCCCGCACCTCGAGCAACGGCGTGCCGCGCAATGCCCTGCTGCTATCGATCGCAGCCTTGCTGCTGGGCGTGCTGGCCAACTACCTGGTGCCGGAGAAAGTCTTCGTCTGGGTCACCGCCATTGCCACCTTCGGTGCGATCTGGACCTGGGTGATGATCCTCCTGGCCCAGCTGAAATTCCGCGCCGGCCTGAGCAATGCCGAGCGTGACGCACTGAAATACCGCATGTGGCTGTGGCCGCTGAGCTCCTACCTGGCGCTGGCGTTCCTGATCCTGGTGGTTGGCCTGATGGCCTACTTCGAGGAGACCCGCGTGGCCCTGTACATCGGCCCGGCGTTCCTGGTGATGCTGACCGTGCTGTATTACGTGTTCAAGCTGTCGCCAAGCCCTGTGGAGCAGCGGGCTGCAAGTTCGGCGTCCTGATCCTGGTGTAGACAAAAAAGCCCGTATCCATGGATACGGGCTTTTTTTGGTTCTGGGGTGGGCTTTGGGGCTGTGAGTTTATCCATTTGCTCGCAGCCTCAACATCCCAACAATCAGGTAGCAACCGCCCGCATCGGCTGGGTCAGGCGCTTGTTGAAGTCCAGCCAGGCACCGAGCAGGGCCATGATCGCCACGCCCACCAGTGCAGTAAATATCTGCATGGCAAAGGCATCGTCGGCCATGGCATTGATCATGTCCGCCAGGGGCGCCAGCAATACCCCCAGGCAGAACACTTCAAGCGAGTAACGGCCCATGCGCCCGGTTTGCTGCGCCAGCCAGTTTTGCGTCCAGCCGCTGCCCGGCAGCAGTTTGGCCGTGACATAAGCCAGGGCCAGGAAGTGCAGCAGGCGCACCGGCGACAGGTCGGTCTTGCTGATCGGGTACAACAGATTGTTGAGGCTGGCCGGCATCCAGGCATCGTGAATCTCTGGCCAGCGCCAGGACAGGGTAATGATCCCGGCTACTAGCGAGTAGGCAGCTGCCGCGAGGAACAGCGGTTGACGGTGCAACGGCCGGGTTTGCGCCGGCCGTGCCTGCTGCCCGTACAGCGCCGCAGCGCCGCCGAGCACGAAGAGGAACTGCCAGGTGACCGGGTTGAAGTACCAAACGCCGTCGGAAAAATTCGCCAGGTTCCAGCCCAGGCCCGGCGCCACCAGATACACCGCCATCGACACGCCGACCACCGCCAGGGTGTTGCGTATCAATAGTGGCAGTACCAGCGGCAGCCCGGCCAGCAGCACGATATACAGCGGCAGCGGGTCCATCAGGTTGGGTTTGAAGCGCAGCAGCAGCTCGTCGGTGAGGGCTTGCTGGGGGTTGGTGATGAAGTGGGTGAGGCCCATTTCCTGCACCAGGTCGCGGGTCTGCACATGGCTGTTGGCAAAGAACACGATGCCCATCAGCATCGCCAGCAGAAAAATATGCACCACATACAGCACCCAGGTACGGCGCAGGATCTTCACGCAGGCGATCAGGTAGCCGTCGCGTTGCAGGACCTTGCCATAGGCCAGGACTGCAGCGTAGCCGGCGAGGAAGACGAAGATTTCCGCAGCATCGCTGAAACCGATGTTACGCAGGGTGATCTGGCCCAAAGGGTTGTGGGGGACGTGATCCCAGAAAATGAAGATCAACGCCAGGCCGCGAAAAAAATCGATGCGAGGGTCGCGTCCGTTAAGCATGGCAGCGGGCTCTTGAACAGTGGGTTTAATAATGACCGGCGGACGACGGCAAACGCTCGCGCCGCACGTCGGGCGGGGGGCAGGGTGGCGGTATTGGCAGCGAATTGCAAAAGTTGCGTATTACCGGATGTCTCGATTGTCCCTTGAGCAACAGACCGTTGGTCGTAAATCGTCCGTTCCTGTCATTAGTATCAGTAGACGAACCGCCAATGGCGTGGCCTGCTGAGCCCAGGCGCAACCGTCAGCGAGGCGTGACAGGCAATGGCCAACATATGGAAAGGATTTTCCACCTACAGCGTAATTGGCATCGCCAATACCCTGGTTCATTGGCAGCTGTTTTTCGTCCTGCGGGTCGAGTTCGACCTGAGCCAGGCCCTGAGCAACCTGCTGGCGTTTTGTGTTGCTGCGAGCCTTTCCTACTACGTCAATGCGCTCTACACCTTCGCCGTGCCGCCCTCGATCGGCCGCTACCTGCTGTTCATGCTGTGTCTGGGCACGGTCAGCCTGGCGGTGGGTTGGCTGGGCGACCACTGGCGGCTGCACGGGATGATCACGGTGGTGAGCTTTTCCCTGATCAGCCTGACCTGCGGCTTCCTGCTGGCCAAATGGCTGGTGTTTCGCGGGGCCGAGTCATGAACGTCTCGCTGATCGTGCCGGTGTTCAACGAAGAACAGGCGCTCAGACTGTTTTACCAGGCTGTGCGTCAAGAACCCTCGTTGCAGGCACACTGCATTGAAATCGTCTTCATCAACGACGGCAGCAGCGACCGCACCGCCGAGGTCGCCCGTTCGCTCGCGCTAGCGGACAGGGACGTGGTGCTGATCAACTTCTCGCGCAACTTCGGTAAGGAACCGGCACTGTTCGCCGGCCTGGAGTACGCCAGCGGTGACGCCGTGGTGCCCATGGATGTTGACCTGCAAGACCCGGTAGCGGTGGTTGCGCAGTTGATCGACGCGTGGCGCGACGGTGCCGACGTGGTCCTGGCCAAGCGTCGGGATCGCTCCAGCGATGGTTACCTGAAGCGTGGCAGCGCCTCGCTGTTCTATCGTCTGCTTAACCGTATTGCCTACACCCATATTGAAGAAAACGTCGGCGATTTCCGCCTGATGGACCGCAAGGTGGTGGACGTGATCAAGACCTTGCCCGAGCAGCAGTTGTTCATGAAGGGGGTGCTGTCGTGGGCGGGGTTCAACGTCGCCATCGTCGAATACGACCGCGCGCCGAGGGCGGTGGGGCGCAGCAAGTTCAACGCCTGGCGGCTGTGGAACCTGGCGCTGGACGGCATAACTTCGTTCAGCACCTGGCCTTTGCGCTTGTGGAGCTACGTCGGCGCATGCATCTCGTTGTTGGCGTTGCTGTACGCCGGTTACCTGGTAGTGGACAAGCTACTGTTCGGCAATGAGGTGCCCGGATATCCGTCATTGATGACAGCGATACTGTTTCTGGGCGGGGTGCAACTGATCGGTATCGGCATATTGGGGGAGTACATCGGCCGTATCTACATGGAGGCCAAGCATCGACCCCGGTATGTGGTCAAAGAGATCGTCAGGGCCAATGGCACGAGCTATCGAAAGGGGGCCAAGCGTGTTGGCGAGTGAACGGGTGTTAAGCCCCCAACAGGTGCTGTTGTTGTTTATTGTTCTGTCCCTGGCTTACGTGTTTCCCATTGTTCATGCCGACTACGCCTATGTGGATGACAACTGGCGGGCGTTGCTGCAGGCCCAGGACGCCTGGCGCAATCAAGGCAGAATTCTGCTCGAGTGGCTGTACAAGGTACTGACCTTCAGCCAGGCAACGATCAATATCTTCCCGATGCCCTTGCTGATCAGCATTGTTGCCCTGGCCATGGCCATGGCGCGCCTGACGTTGTGGCTGTTTCCTCGCCCCGGTATTACCAGCTGCCTGGTGATCCTGCCAGTGCTATGCAATCCGTTTT carries:
- a CDS encoding transglycosylase domain-containing protein gives rise to the protein MGALWQSEPSSTDAPPEQLEPSPSPKSPRQRRLWWRLFWLVLLLALIALGYAATTEMHTSRLQSREFSQFAATLSYSMQPGPSDAIRYPGEGPFDKRLGYSSLGEFLPRLLKRDYVINEQTRFSPALMDYVDHGFFVPYAEKIQAGLSITDCKGDALYQFHYPQHLYPDFASIPPVIVHSLLFIENRDLLDPNDPLNNPAVDWPRFAKAAYTQVAKYLALPGQSAGGSTLATQLEKYRHSPDGLTASGSEKIRQMISASVRAYQGGPQTLQARQRIVRDYLNSVPLSAVPGHGEVHGMAEGLRVWYGADFAQVNQALSSTDNAPASLAARGLALRQVLSLMIAQRRPSHFLSKGRAELALLTDSHIRVLSASNIIDKPLADAALASKSIYRDWVAQPTIQPIVTNKGISVARSRLSSALGRPLYDLDRLDLSATSTLQSDLQGQVSQYLKDLANPAFAEKMGLFGERLLTPTSTTQVRYSFTLLERTADGSRVRVQTDSTDQPFDINEGSKLELGSTAKLRVLTSYLEIIGELHDKYANTPAAELKKVQVAELDFITRWAIDYLIQNKDRDLSAMLNAALERKYSASPGEAFFTGGGLHVFNNFRKEDNGRIPTLKDALRESINLPFIRLMRDLVRYSTYQQPGNSASLLKDDAEPRRQEYLARFADKEGTDYMRRFWKKYQRKTSQQRLDTFLDSLRVTPIRLAAVHRYLFPEADQATFNAFVQAHLKKDRVENKRPATKQNTVTEKRLQELYEAYRPGAYDLPDQGFIAKVHPLDLWLLGYLLQHPSATFQEAAQAGHFERQEVYGWLFKSRHKGARDSRIRTLVEIEAFLDIHQRWKRVGYPFDHLVPSLATAIGSSGDRPAALAELIGIIQNDGVRLPVLRIDTLHFAADTPYETRLTSDPDLGQRVLSVEVARALRGALSQVVDAGTARRVSGSFKLADGTPLVMGGKTGTGDNRIESFGAGGRLIGSRSLNRTATFVFYLGENHFGTLTAFVPGRAAESFRFTSALPVQVLKGMAPILMPYLEPGSHTLCKPPRMVQR
- a CDS encoding amino acid permease, with translation MPVGNHPSQGETAQGGPLKRELGERHIRLMALGACIGVGLFLGSAKAIEMAGPAIMLSYIIGGLAILVIMRALGEMAVHNPVAGSFSRYAQDYLGPLAGFLTGWNYWFLWLVTCVAEITAVAIYMGIWFPEVPRWIWALAALGSMGAINLIAVKAFGEFEFWFALIKIVTIIAMVLGGVGIIAFGFGNDGVAMGISNLWSNGGFMPNGVTGVLMSLQMVMFAYLGVEMIGLTAGEARNPQKTIPQAIGSVFWRILLFYVGALFVILSIYPWNEIGSQGSPFVMTFERLGIKTAAGIINFVVITAALSSCNGGIFSTGRMLYSLAQNGQAPATFARTSSNGVPRNALLLSIAALLLGVLANYLVPEKVFVWVTAIATFGAIWTWVMILLAQLKFRAGLSNAERDALKYRMWLWPLSSYLALAFLILVVGLMAYFEETRVALYIGPAFLVMLTVLYYVFKLSPSPVEQRAASSAS
- a CDS encoding OpgC family protein; the protein is MLNGRDPRIDFFRGLALIFIFWDHVPHNPLGQITLRNIGFSDAAEIFVFLAGYAAVLAYGKVLQRDGYLIACVKILRRTWVLYVVHIFLLAMLMGIVFFANSHVQTRDLVQEMGLTHFITNPQQALTDELLLRFKPNLMDPLPLYIVLLAGLPLVLPLLIRNTLAVVGVSMAVYLVAPGLGWNLANFSDGVWYFNPVTWQFLFVLGGAAALYGQQARPAQTRPLHRQPLFLAAAAYSLVAGIITLSWRWPEIHDAWMPASLNNLLYPISKTDLSPVRLLHFLALAYVTAKLLPGSGWTQNWLAQQTGRMGRYSLEVFCLGVLLAPLADMINAMADDAFAMQIFTALVGVAIMALLGAWLDFNKRLTQPMRAVAT
- a CDS encoding GtrA family protein, which translates into the protein MANIWKGFSTYSVIGIANTLVHWQLFFVLRVEFDLSQALSNLLAFCVAASLSYYVNALYTFAVPPSIGRYLLFMLCLGTVSLAVGWLGDHWRLHGMITVVSFSLISLTCGFLLAKWLVFRGAES
- a CDS encoding glycosyltransferase family 2 protein: MNVSLIVPVFNEEQALRLFYQAVRQEPSLQAHCIEIVFINDGSSDRTAEVARSLALADRDVVLINFSRNFGKEPALFAGLEYASGDAVVPMDVDLQDPVAVVAQLIDAWRDGADVVLAKRRDRSSDGYLKRGSASLFYRLLNRIAYTHIEENVGDFRLMDRKVVDVIKTLPEQQLFMKGVLSWAGFNVAIVEYDRAPRAVGRSKFNAWRLWNLALDGITSFSTWPLRLWSYVGACISLLALLYAGYLVVDKLLFGNEVPGYPSLMTAILFLGGVQLIGIGILGEYIGRIYMEAKHRPRYVVKEIVRANGTSYRKGAKRVGE